The Entelurus aequoreus isolate RoL-2023_Sb linkage group LG23, RoL_Eaeq_v1.1, whole genome shotgun sequence genome has a window encoding:
- the LOC133640805 gene encoding RING finger protein 145-like isoform X2: MLLYMGHQISKEYIREEMQSGYEGAVYLHSLAFNRFVSALTSQIILSTLCAFLMKTRKLWLFSAHFLPLLARLCTAAPSTLLTLNVLSSGLTGTAVAVFLLANLFVPYRLAKAAYSQLLQVEVLELYRLLAVGISLWNQFAVPVLFSIFWFVLFVVHLCSDAMSGSASTLHQGITFFLLTSVSECCATPYSLLGLTFVVSYLALGLLNLCKFYLGGYAALQNENVMHRGVTEGVTLLLLALQTGLLDMQAAQRTFLLSIILFIVVTSTLQSMIEITDPVILALGASRNRSFWRHFCGLSMCLLLLVFPVFMAYKISQFFHMDFWLLILVSSCVLTSLQVTGTLLVYSLFMAELFRSEPIENLDEVIYWVNAVSRVLEFMVALCVVAYGTWESLFGEWSWMGASVIIIHSYFNVWLRAQSGWRSFLLRQEAAKKINSLPRATAQQLQRHDDVCAICFQEMSAAVITYCGHLFHGNCLRKWLYVQETCPMCHQTVRPALRADLGPTDPGPREGEPNVDDGGGDDAPAEETGNMATNNSGEETVRGPCFSPGGDSGSGPSARTEDSSQSCGDSGVKGTETSAGCGQSTGDTNPDDGLRDDRHQGSVQSCPNGTELSGHTRTRSELDSGKL; encoded by the exons ATGCTGCTCTACATGGGCCACCAGATCTCCAA GGAGTATATTCGTGAGGAGATGCAGTCTGGCTACGAAGGCGCGGTGTACCTCCATTCTCTGGCCTTCAACAGATTTGTGTCTGCGCTGACAA GTCAGATCATTCTCAGCACGCTGTGTGCCTTCCTGATGAAGACCAGGAAGCTGTGGCTCTTCTCCGCTCACTTCCTCCCCCTGCTGGCCAGACTGTGCACCGCCGCGCCCTCCACGCTGCTCACGCTCAACGTCCTCTCCTCGGGACTGACGGGGACCGCCGTCGCCGTCTTCCTCCTCGCCAACCTCTTTGTGCCATACCGCCTCGCCAAGGCCGCGTACTCACAACTGCTTCAGGTCGAG GTGCTGGAGCTGTACAGGCTTCTGGCGGTGGGAATCTCCCTGTGGAACCAGTTCGCAGTCCCGGTGCTCTTCAGCATCTTCTGGTTTGTTCTCTTCGTCGTCCACCTGTGCTCCGACGCCATGTCAGGCTCCGCCTCCACCTTGCACCAGGGCATCACGTTCTTCCTGCTCACAAG TGTTTCGGAATGTTGCGCAACACCGTACTCTCTCCTGGGTCTGACCTTCGTGGTTTCCTACCTGGCCCTCGGACTGCTCAACCTGTGCAAGTTCTACCTGGGGGGCTACGCCGCCTTGCAGAACGAGAACGTCATGCACAG GGGTGTGACCGAGGGCGTGACGCTGCTCCTGCTGGCCCTGCAGACGGGCCTGCTGGATATGCAGGCCGCGCAGCGCACCTTCCTCCTCAGCATCATCCTCTTCATTGTGGTCACGTCCACGCTGCAGTCCATGATTGAGATCACCGACCCGGTGATCCTGGCCCTGGGAGCGTCCCGCAACAG GAGTTTCTGGAGACACTTCTGTGGCCTCAGCATGTGTCTTCTCCTGCTGGTCTTCCCAGTCTTCATGGCTTACAAAATTTCCCAGTTCTTCCACATGGACTTTTGGCTCCTTATTTTGGTGTCCAGCTGCGTGCTGACGTCCCTTCAG GTCACGGGCACGCTGCTCGTCTACTCTCTCTTCATGGCGGAACTCTTCCGCAGCGAGCCCATCGAGAACCTGGACGAGGTGATCTACTGGGTCAACGCCGTCAGCCGGGTGCTGGAGTTCATGGTGGCGCTGTGCGTGGTGGCGTACGGCACCTGGGAGTCCCTGTTTGGCGAGTGGAGCTGGATGGGCGCCTCCGTCATCATCATCCACTCCTACTTCAACGTCTGGCTGCGGGCGCAGTCGGGCTGGCGGAGCTTCCTGCTGCGACAGGAAGCGGCCAAGAAGATCAACTCCCTGCCCAGAGCCACGGCGCAGCAGCTGCAGCGGCACGACGACGTCTGCGCCATCTGCTTCCAG GAGATGAGCGCCGCCGTCATCACGTACTGCGGCCACCTTTTCCACGGCAACTGCCTCCGCAAGTGGCTCTACGTGCAGGAGACCTGCCCCATGTGCCACCAGACGGTCCGGCCCGCCTTGCGGGCCGACCTCGGCCCCACGGACCCGGGTCCTCGGGAGGGGGAACCCAACGTGGACGACGGCGGCGGCGATGACGCTCCCGCCGAGGAGACAGGTAACATGGCAACGAACAACTCCGGCGAGGAGACGGTCCGGGGTCCGTGTTTTAGCCCCGGTGGCGACTCGGGTTCAGGACCGTCGGCCCGGACGGAGGACAGCTCCCAGAGTTGCGGGGACAGTGGGGTAAAGGGCACGGAGACGTCAGCGGGGTGCGGTCAGTCCACAGGAGACACCAATCCCGATGACGGTCTCCGTGATGACCGCCACCAGGGGTCCGTCCAATCATGTCCAAACGGCACAGAACTTTCAGGACACACCCGCACACGTTCAGAACTGGACTCAGGGAAGCTCTGA
- the LOC133640805 gene encoding RING finger protein 145-like isoform X1 produces the protein MPRLEELANVALRVPSILALDLLYKCDIDSLTEHLKAKNQDMLFKYKYVIWNMYYLGHVINAVVLVLPLRHIVTLYLHVLAAMLLYMGHQISKEYIREEMQSGYEGAVYLHSLAFNRFVSALTSQIILSTLCAFLMKTRKLWLFSAHFLPLLARLCTAAPSTLLTLNVLSSGLTGTAVAVFLLANLFVPYRLAKAAYSQLLQVEVLELYRLLAVGISLWNQFAVPVLFSIFWFVLFVVHLCSDAMSGSASTLHQGITFFLLTSVSECCATPYSLLGLTFVVSYLALGLLNLCKFYLGGYAALQNENVMHRGVTEGVTLLLLALQTGLLDMQAAQRTFLLSIILFIVVTSTLQSMIEITDPVILALGASRNRSFWRHFCGLSMCLLLLVFPVFMAYKISQFFHMDFWLLILVSSCVLTSLQVTGTLLVYSLFMAELFRSEPIENLDEVIYWVNAVSRVLEFMVALCVVAYGTWESLFGEWSWMGASVIIIHSYFNVWLRAQSGWRSFLLRQEAAKKINSLPRATAQQLQRHDDVCAICFQEMSAAVITYCGHLFHGNCLRKWLYVQETCPMCHQTVRPALRADLGPTDPGPREGEPNVDDGGGDDAPAEETGNMATNNSGEETVRGPCFSPGGDSGSGPSARTEDSSQSCGDSGVKGTETSAGCGQSTGDTNPDDGLRDDRHQGSVQSCPNGTELSGHTRTRSELDSGKL, from the exons ATGCCTCGTCTGGAGGAGTTGGCCAACGTGGCCCTCAGGGTGCCCAGCATCTTGGCCCTGGACCtgctctacaagtgtgacatagaCAGCCTAACGGAGCACCTCAAGGCCAAAAACCAAGACATGCTCTTCAAATATAAATATGTCATCTGGAACATGTACTACCTTG GTCACGTGATCAACGCGGTGGTGCTGGTGCTGCCATTGAGACACATCGTGACGCTCTACCTCCACGTCCTGGCCGCCATGCTGCTCTACATGGGCCACCAGATCTCCAA GGAGTATATTCGTGAGGAGATGCAGTCTGGCTACGAAGGCGCGGTGTACCTCCATTCTCTGGCCTTCAACAGATTTGTGTCTGCGCTGACAA GTCAGATCATTCTCAGCACGCTGTGTGCCTTCCTGATGAAGACCAGGAAGCTGTGGCTCTTCTCCGCTCACTTCCTCCCCCTGCTGGCCAGACTGTGCACCGCCGCGCCCTCCACGCTGCTCACGCTCAACGTCCTCTCCTCGGGACTGACGGGGACCGCCGTCGCCGTCTTCCTCCTCGCCAACCTCTTTGTGCCATACCGCCTCGCCAAGGCCGCGTACTCACAACTGCTTCAGGTCGAG GTGCTGGAGCTGTACAGGCTTCTGGCGGTGGGAATCTCCCTGTGGAACCAGTTCGCAGTCCCGGTGCTCTTCAGCATCTTCTGGTTTGTTCTCTTCGTCGTCCACCTGTGCTCCGACGCCATGTCAGGCTCCGCCTCCACCTTGCACCAGGGCATCACGTTCTTCCTGCTCACAAG TGTTTCGGAATGTTGCGCAACACCGTACTCTCTCCTGGGTCTGACCTTCGTGGTTTCCTACCTGGCCCTCGGACTGCTCAACCTGTGCAAGTTCTACCTGGGGGGCTACGCCGCCTTGCAGAACGAGAACGTCATGCACAG GGGTGTGACCGAGGGCGTGACGCTGCTCCTGCTGGCCCTGCAGACGGGCCTGCTGGATATGCAGGCCGCGCAGCGCACCTTCCTCCTCAGCATCATCCTCTTCATTGTGGTCACGTCCACGCTGCAGTCCATGATTGAGATCACCGACCCGGTGATCCTGGCCCTGGGAGCGTCCCGCAACAG GAGTTTCTGGAGACACTTCTGTGGCCTCAGCATGTGTCTTCTCCTGCTGGTCTTCCCAGTCTTCATGGCTTACAAAATTTCCCAGTTCTTCCACATGGACTTTTGGCTCCTTATTTTGGTGTCCAGCTGCGTGCTGACGTCCCTTCAG GTCACGGGCACGCTGCTCGTCTACTCTCTCTTCATGGCGGAACTCTTCCGCAGCGAGCCCATCGAGAACCTGGACGAGGTGATCTACTGGGTCAACGCCGTCAGCCGGGTGCTGGAGTTCATGGTGGCGCTGTGCGTGGTGGCGTACGGCACCTGGGAGTCCCTGTTTGGCGAGTGGAGCTGGATGGGCGCCTCCGTCATCATCATCCACTCCTACTTCAACGTCTGGCTGCGGGCGCAGTCGGGCTGGCGGAGCTTCCTGCTGCGACAGGAAGCGGCCAAGAAGATCAACTCCCTGCCCAGAGCCACGGCGCAGCAGCTGCAGCGGCACGACGACGTCTGCGCCATCTGCTTCCAG GAGATGAGCGCCGCCGTCATCACGTACTGCGGCCACCTTTTCCACGGCAACTGCCTCCGCAAGTGGCTCTACGTGCAGGAGACCTGCCCCATGTGCCACCAGACGGTCCGGCCCGCCTTGCGGGCCGACCTCGGCCCCACGGACCCGGGTCCTCGGGAGGGGGAACCCAACGTGGACGACGGCGGCGGCGATGACGCTCCCGCCGAGGAGACAGGTAACATGGCAACGAACAACTCCGGCGAGGAGACGGTCCGGGGTCCGTGTTTTAGCCCCGGTGGCGACTCGGGTTCAGGACCGTCGGCCCGGACGGAGGACAGCTCCCAGAGTTGCGGGGACAGTGGGGTAAAGGGCACGGAGACGTCAGCGGGGTGCGGTCAGTCCACAGGAGACACCAATCCCGATGACGGTCTCCGTGATGACCGCCACCAGGGGTCCGTCCAATCATGTCCAAACGGCACAGAACTTTCAGGACACACCCGCACACGTTCAGAACTGGACTCAGGGAAGCTCTGA